From Strigops habroptila isolate Jane chromosome 16, bStrHab1.2.pri, whole genome shotgun sequence:
TGCCCTGAGGCTGTGCCACGCTCCCGCCGGCGCTACCACCTCTGGCCGTGCCACCCGGCCTGACACCCAACGTCTCCCCAGGCTCAGAGGCGCAGGACACGGTCTGTGGTGGCTGCAAACCCGACTTCTACGCCGAGGGTAGCGAGTGCCGGCCGTGCCACATGTAAGTACAGGCCCTCCTATGGCGTGGCATGGCACGGCACGGTGCCCATGGCTCCCTTCTCCTTGCAGGACCATCCCGGAGATGTGTGGCAAGGAGTGCCAGCGGGTGTGCGGCGTCAGCGGTGGACAAGGTGCGGGGTTGGCAGTGccggggtggtggtggtggtggcacagGGGACACTGCACCGGCTGGCTGATGGTgatgctcctgctcctcctcacaGGCTCAGGGCTGGAGTACATCCTGTTGGCGCTCACCGGGCCCCTCTTCCTGGGTGCCCTCGGTATCTACCACAAGAGGAAGCGGCTCCGGCACAGcaccctggcaggcagcaaCCTCACCCCGATATCTGGGGCTGTGGCCACGCCACAGTGCCAGGTCAGTGCCCAGGGGTGGGACAGCCAGTGCTGGAGCCAGCCATGCTCCCCACCAGTGTTGGAGCGTACCAGCGGCGTGGCAAGGCAGAGCCCCATGTGCCAGGCCCTACTGCGGGGACAGCCCGGCGAGCTGGAGCCCTCTGCCCCACTggagccccacagcaccctgctgcagggcagccaGCTCTACACTGTCATCGACGCGGTGCCGGTGCGGCGCTGGAAGGAGTTCATGCGGGTGCTGGAGCTGCGGGAGGCAGAGATCGAGCtggtggagctggaggtggCCCACATCCGTGACCAGCAGTACGAGATGCTGAAGCGCTGGTGCCAGCAGACCAGCGCCACGCTCGACCGCATCTTTGCCGCACTGGAGCGCATGGAGCTGGCCGGCTGTGCCGAAGCGCTGCGCCGGAGCCTGTCCGCAGGGCCCTGACCCCTGGTGCTGCAGGCCGGCAGAGGGAGGTGCCTCAGCCGAGCCGTACCCCTAAGTATTGTTACTTATGCCGTGTAGACATTTTATGTCAGTTGTATGTCCCCTTCCTGCCCGCCTGCCCCCTCTATTTATGTCCCCGTGCTCACGGGGCCGAAGGGGATCCCGGCACACCGGCTGCCCGGCCCCTCGCGGGACGAGCGGGCACCGAGCCCCCGCGAACCCATGGGATAGTTCTCAAGGCCGCCCGCTGCCGGCGGCACGTGCCCCCACCCCAATAAAGTGGCACGTTCTCCATCCGCCGGTCAGGGTCATCACCGCGGGTGATGCTGGCGATGGGGTGCTGAGGGCGATGGGGCGCACAGCGCGGTGCGGGCAGGGGGTGGCGTGGGCAGCCCCAGGAAGGCGCGGGGCACTGCTGGCGGGGTTTATCGGTTTAATGGCTGGGAAGGCAGGCGGGCCGGGGCGAGGGGAGCCGGGAGCCGGCCCTGGAGCAGCTCCGGAGGCAGGAGGGGTGGGAATGGAGCCGAACATTGCTGCAGCCGCAGTGGCGAGCGGTGCCAGCGGGGAGCCGGCAGCGCTGCCAGCCCAGGCGCCGCGGTCATGCCGGGCAGCACACAAGGAGCCGGGTGCCCCACGCCGCGCAGCTCGCTGTGCACAGGGCAGCATGGGGTGGCTGTGGGCTGGCGGCAGCAGGACGGGGCTATAGGTGGCAGCGGGGGCTCCTCCGGGTTGGGCTATGAGCCGTCCGCGGCGGGAGGAGGGTGCCGAAGCGCATCCTGGTCCATGGTGGGACCTGCCAGCCTCCTCCCGCCACGAAGAGCCAGGGTGCAGCGTGGCGTGGCTAGTGCTTGGCTATGTCCCCCTTCTTGAGGATGATCTGCCGCTGCCAGGGTGCCAGCTTTGTCTCATCGTACCCGAGAGTCCTTAGCTTTTCCGactgctccttctccttctgctcctcctccctcttcagcttctcctgctctttcctgCTTGGCAGCAGAGGGCACAGGGCGCCGTGGTCACCAAAGCCACCACAGCCACCATGCCCGCCTGCCCGCCCGGGGAAGGGGCTTGTGGCACTCACCGTTTCTGCTCCCTGCGAAGGCAAAGGGAAGAGCGGGGTTAGCGGAGCCATGGGTGCAGCTGCCCAGCGCAGCATCCCCCAGCCCCGGCTCAcctctcctcttccagcttctTGCGCAGGATGTCCCTCCTCCAGGCCGGCATGCTGGCCAGGCgcgcctcctcctcctgctcctgcaacAGACACCCGCGTTACCGGCACTGCCGGCAGCCCACCCTTGCCACCGGCACCACGGGGCAGCGGCATCACCCGGCGCATGGCACCGCTCATCGACGCTGCCCCTCAGCACCAGCCTTTGCCAGTgcggggaggaggaaggagtgcGCGGCGTGGCCAGCCCTTCGCAGCACACCACAGCTTTATTGCACTGACACGCGGGGGCTCACACCGCCCGGCACCGCAACACCACGCCAGAGGGGAGCGCAGCCCCGGCGCTGCGTCCCGCACAACACACCACCACAGCAAGCGGCACACCGCAACCTCGGCCTGCGGCCGCGCGCACCAACACCAAGCCCTCCGCTGGGCTGAACCCAAGCACCAGGTCCTGCCGCTGCCGGCACCCGCTCTCAGCCAGCCCCGTGCCACACCGCCGGCACAGCCTGCCACATCCCGCCGGGCTCAGGTGTCGGACAtctccacctccttctccttccagaaGGAGAAGCTGCGGTCGATGAAGCGACAGACATCCTCCTCGCTGAACTCGCCCAGCTCCGGCACTGGTACCGGCACTGGTACCGGCACTGCTGCCCTTTCCCCCCGCGGTGGGGGCATGGCGGGGGGCTCCGGCAGCCTCGGTGCCACCTTGGTGGGGCTGTCCCCAAAGAACTCCTGCACCAGGTCCTCAAAGCCGTCGCACCAGCAGCGGTGACCGGCCTCGACCCGCTCGAGCGCGGCGCGGTGGAAGCGGCGCACGCGGtgccagctgtggctgcccaggCGGTCAAACATCTCGTAGCAGAGGAGGTGGCGGAAGCGCCGCTCCTCGGGGCTCAGCGGCATCTCCAGCAGCTGGAAGTAGCCCAGCATGAAGAGGTCGAGCGGGAGGCTGTCGTGGGGCATTGGCGAGCCGCCGACGTGGGGCAGGAAGTGCTGGGGCCAGTATAGCACCGTGGCGCGGCTCAGCCGCCGGATCTGCCGCCCCGGCACACGGCGGGCGACGCTCCTCCAGCGCGCCAAcagccgccccgccgcccgccgccgccccggccaCTGCAGCCGCTCCTCGCCGGGCACCGCCGCCAGCACCCGCTTCTTCCAGTGCTCCAGAAAGAGGCAGATGGCGCGTTCCTTGCGTGCCTCGGCACGCTCCCGCGGGCTGCTCTGCCGCGGTGCCCCGTCCCCGTACTCCTCCTCCAGGACGGGCCGGCGGGTGCTGCCGGGGGGCTGCGCACGCTTGCGCTTGGTGACCCTGGGCAGGGGCGCAggggccccccccggcccctcgTAGTTGGCTTTGAGGCTGCGGACGGACACACCGCATCCCAGGATCTCCCGCTGGGCATCGTGCTGGGGGCCGGGGCTGCTCACCCCCCCACGCCCCCTGAGGCTCTCCAGGCCCCCCAGGGCAGCCGGTGGCACTGCGGGCACAGCCTGGTGGGTGAGGGCGAAGCGCTGGGGCGCCGGGGCCCTGTGCCGCGGCAGGAGCGGCACCAGCTCCTGCGCCAGCTGCCCGGGCAGCAGCGGCCCCGGCTGCACCTCCTGCATCACCCGCAGGCTCCCCAGCTGCCTCTCCACGTGCCGCACATCCTCCTCCCGCATCGGCTGCCCGGCGGGTCCCGGCGGCCCGTGCCGGCACAGGGGCGGAGAGCGGCTCCCGGGCTGCGGCGGGAGAGAGGGCAAAGGAGCTCTTGAGGCCACGCCATGTGCGCCTCATGTCACCATCACCCCGGGGCGCGATGCCCCTGCATGCACATGGGATGGTCCCTGGTTGGGAGCTGGAGGTGATGCCTCACACACCATGTCACCAGGTCCGGAGGTGCTGGGCCGTGCCCGCGCCACGCTCGCCACCCCGGCACGCAGGACCCCCCTTACCTTGCGGcgctgctcctcttcctcctgcatgcGGAGCTGCAGCTTGCGCACCATCACCTGCCGCTTCCACTCGGGAATGGGCCGGCCCTGCTCGTCGTGGCTCGGCACCAGCGCCTCCGCCTCCACCGCTGCCCCAGCGCCTGCTGCCGGCACCGGCGAGCTCCCGTTGAGCACCGGCTCCGGTGAGCCCCCTGCCAGGCAGCGCGGTGGCCCGGTGGCCTCAGGGGTGGCCGGTGGGGTGGGCGTCCTGGTGGGTGACGGGGAGGACACCGGCGACTCTGCCTGTGGAGAAACAGAGGGTGGTAGGTGCCCACCCACCACACTAAACTGCCACCGGCTCCCCTGCCCCTGCCACCACCTACGTTGGCCCCTGCCTGGCCACTGCCGGAGAAGACGGTGGTGAAGCCTTTGCTCTGCGGCGTCGGCTTGAGGCTCTTCCCAGCCTTAATCTCGGCCAGCAGCTCCGAGTTGTCACCGGTGGGGGACATCATGTTGAAGGACTTGGTGCCTGGAGGGAGGCAGGGTGGGCAGTAAGGGCCCTGCTGCCGGCAGCCCCCCGATGCCCTGGATGCACCGCAGGCTGGCAGGGCACGGGGGTGGGTGGCTGATTGCCCCCCACAACTGGGACCCCCTGGGACGCCTGCCAGAGCAGCatcccccatccctccccactGCAAGAGCAGTGACCAGCCTGCGGAGGGATGGGTCCGTGGCTGGTCTGGCAGAGTAGGGCAGCCCCGTGCTGCCTCACCGGGCGCCCTGGACCCCCTACAGCCCCCAGCAGAGATGCACCGACAGCCTGATCCAGCCCCACACCATCCCCAAGGTCCGCACAGCACCAGAACACGGCAGCACCACCGGCAATGCCCATATACCCCGCGAGCACCCACCGTCCGTGCCAGCCATGTGTGGGTCCCTAGCAGCCCATGGTGCTGTGCCAAGGCAGAGCCCCCTCCCCAGTGCCCGCAGCTCGCCCCGCTCGGAGGGCTGCGGGTGCTGAGGGCACAGTGGGGCGTGCGCGCTGCCATCCAGCGCCGCTGAGACCCCGCGGCCCCGGGAGCCGGCACTAATAAAGCGCGGGGGAGCGGCCGGTGCTCACGTGGCGGGGTCACGCCGGCCGGCTGAGCGTGAACAAAGGCTCTCTGTGTGCGGGGCCGGCGGTGGGGCCCCggcactgccagccctgcccgGCCGCTTCGGCAGCCCCGCGCCGTCGCTCGGGAGCCGCGTGGTAGCCAGCCCGGCGATGCCGTGGCGAGGGCTCGCAGGGCCCCAGCGCTGCCGGCAGTTGCCAGCCCCAATGGCCATCGATGCCCCGTAGTTCCAGCATGGGATGGTGCCATGTTGGGCCCCTTTGGCACCCCCTGAGCAGGGAGGCGTGCGGGGCTGCGGTACTTACTCTTCATCTGCCTGAGCGCCTTTCCTCCTAGGGGGAGAAGCAGAGAGGCGGCGCAGGGCGCGCGGCAGAGGAAGGATTTGGCCACCGCGAgacaagagagaagagaagcGGCCAGCAGTGAGAGCAGGCaggggcgggcgggcagggggGCCCCCACGCCAACACCGAAGGAGAGAAGGACAGAGAGGCCGTCAGGAGCCACGCAGCCACAGTGCCGCAGGAGGAGATGTGCCGGTGCCGCGGTGCAGCCAACGGGACGGTGCCCGGGATCGCTCCCCGTGCCCGCCCGGCACCCTGCCACTTACTTCCcgtggaggaggaggagcggcGAGCGCCGGCGGGGGTCTCGGCCAtcggtggtggtggtggagccGTGGAGCAGGCGGCATCGGGCAGTGGTGGCGGTGGCGGTGGTGGCGGCAGCTCGGCACCGGGCTTGCTTTCCCCATTGCGCATGGTGTCCGCTGAGATGGGCGATGcctggaggagagcaggggcaggcGTCGTGCGGTGCCGGTGGTGCTGAGCCACGCGCAGGCTCGCGGCACAGGGCTGGGGTCTCACCTCCTCGCTGTGCGCCATTCGCCGGGGGCCGGGCTGCTCGGCTGCACCGTGCCCCAGGTGCTTGTAGTAGTCGCTGGTGCTCGGCTGCTTGCCAAAGTTCCGCGACCGCCGGCTGGAGTCGACCCTGCGCAGGCCCTCGGGGCTGCTCTCGCGCGATGCCAACTGCAATGGGGAGCGCGGCTCAGCGTGGCCGTGCCCGGCTGCAGCCATAGGCCAGAGCCATGGCACAGGGGTGGCCGTCGGGCAGATGCCAGGCTGGGGGGACGGCAGGCGCATGCCCCAGGGGTCCCCTTGCACAAGGCTGCACAAGGGGCTGTGTGCCAGGCTGGCAGCGTGCACTATCAGTGCCTGGCACTGTGACCcccccagcctgtgcccaggagcCTCCCCTGGGATAACCCCGTGGGAACAGGAGTGCCAAGCCCCAGCCCCACGGATTACAGGGAGCTAATCCCCTGCGAGGCCAGGGCCCGGTTCCAAACCTCCCTCTGAACAGGGCTCTCAGGCAGCGCAGCCTCGGCTCACCCCGGCACATACCACAGCGGCTTTGCAGGTTGTGCCGCAGGGGCTGTGCCCGCTGCCCGGTTTATGGTGCTGTGGCAGCACGGCCCTGCTCCCCGTGCCAGGGGCCCTGCTATTTGCATTTCCCCGTGCGCCATCTCCACCCGTGGCACTCGCACGGCGCTCGTCACCGCTGCCAGCACCAAGTCAACAAACACCGTCTCAGCGCTTCCTGCTCCGGCTGCCGCGGGCGCGGTGCCAAGCTTGGCTCCTGCTGtggcagcccctgccctggtTTGATGTCGGGTCTGCACTGCTCAGCCCCATTGCATGGGGTGCCTGTGCCGCTCCAGCACCAGGCTGGCATGTCCCCAGGGCAGCCCCGGTTGGGGCCACTCATTAAGTGCTAATGAGCCAGGGCTGTGCGCAATGGGTACAGCAGGGTCCTGAGCCCACACCAGCATGGCACACAGTGCTCTGCCGAGCCCCCTGTCCCATATACCCCTGTCCCCTATAGCGCTGGGCTATGCCAGCACCCCGGCCATGGCCGTGCACCGGGTTCCTGTCACCGGTGGGGTACCAAGAGCCATGGTTGAGGGTCAGGACAGCCCCAAGCCCCCCACACCCCactgccccccccagccctggggggCTGCACCCCTCTTACCTGTGCCCGCCCGGCTGAGCGCtctcagctgctggcagcaccgGCTGTGCCACCCGACACCCACAGCGCCGGGACACCGGAGCCGGCCGCTCGGGTTGCAGCCGGCGCGGCTGCGCACGCCCAGCACGGTGCCGGTGGCATCGCCCGGGCTGCATGGGCGCGGCTGTGACACCCAGCTGCACGGTGCCGCCAGGCTGGCACCACAGTGGAGCGGGGCCCCCGTGCTGGGGCATGGCTGGGCACCGCTTGCTGCACCCCGGTGTGTGCCAGCATCGCGGGCGTGTGGCCTCAATGGGCAATGTCTCCTCCTGGTGCCATCAACAGCTAATGGCTCCCCATGGGGATCGGTGCCTTTTGGCACGTTGTCCCCTGAGCTGTGTCACCAGGAGCGGCCGTACCTCTCGGCGCAGCGCCTGGTTCTCCACGTGCCGCAGGTTGTTCTTGGCCCGCACGTAGATGTCGGCGGTGTGGGGCGCAGCGGGGGGCGCGGGCGCGGGGTAGCCAGGGGGTGGcggtggtggtgggggaaatGTGGGGGGCGGCGGTGGGGGGGGACCCTCCCCTGCGGGCCCCCGGCCCCGTGGCCGCGTCTCGGGGTCCAGCATGTCCATGTACGCCTGCATGTCCGCCAGCGCTGGCTCAGGCACCCCTGCGCAGGGCAGGGGGTCAGGGGGGGCTGGGCCCGTGCCCCCTGCCCCGCGCCCCACGGCCCCGCACTCACGGGCGGCGGGGGCCCCCGGGGGGCCGCCCCTCTTCTCGCCGGTGCTGGACTGGCTGGAGTGGCAGGAGTCGTAGTTGGAGAGGGTGCTGGCGGGGGAGCCCACCTCGAAGCGCGCCTGGGGTGCCGATGCCGTGGTGTTGGGTGAGGACATGCCCGAGTCAGGCTGCCGGCACTCCCCGTCCGCCGAGGGGTCCCGCGACAGCACGCGGTGCTCCACGTTCTGCCGGCACAGCCGTGCGGTCAGGCACGGGTGGGAGCAATGGGCTCCTGTGCGCTCCCCATGCGCTCAGCCCCAAGGCACCACCGTACCATGTTCTCCACGGTGCGCAGGTACTGGGCGCAGTGGCTGTGGCCGTTGTAGTCGGCGAGGTCGGCCGCCGTGTAGCCATCCTGGTCGCGGATGCTGAGGTCGGCACCGTTCACCACCAGGATctggcagcactggggagaGTGGGGGCACATGGTGGGGCTGGAAGGTGGCTCCCCACCTCTACCCGCTCCGGCACCGCGCtggccaccagcacccacctccaGCTCGCCGTTCTCAGCAGCATCGTGCAGCGGCGTGCCGCCCCAGCCGTCCGCGGTGATCTCCCCGccgtgcagcagcagccagctcagcaCTTTGGCATGGCCACGGCTGGCGGCGAAGTGCATGGCCGTGGCGCCCTCGGCATCCCGCTCCGACAGGCTCACCGTCGTGAAGCTCATCTGCGTGGCGGGTGGGTTGagcaccagtgctgagcaccGCATGCCATGCCATTGTGCCACGCCACCACGCTGTGCCCGGCGCTTACCAGCCAGACGATGACGGTGTTGTGGCCCATCTGTGCGGCAGCGTGCAGTGGGGTCATGCCGTCGTGGGCGCACGCATGGGGGTCAGCCCCACAGTCCTGCACCAGGTACTGGATGATCTCCAGGTGGCCTTCCTGGCAGGCGAGGTACAGCGGGGTGGCCCCCGTCTTGGTCTGGGCACTCAGCGTGCTGCAAGTGGGGCACAGGGCCCGTCACCCATGGCCACTGCCACTGGCGCAGCACCGGGATGGGGGGTACAGGGTGCAGGGGTTATAGGGGtcacagggacacagggataTGTGTGACAAAGGGACACACAGGAGCATGGCAGGGTGCTGGCTGGGTCCAGGCAGTGTGGGTTGGGAACAACccaccccacagctccccacTGGGTGCCCGCACAGTGGTGGCTGCTGCGGCGGGAGGTCACTAAGTTAATCAGCCTGCTTAGGCTAAGCTCCTTCCTCCGGCTGTTTTTGGACACTGCAATTTAGCcctgtttttaaataagcagcTTAGGCAGCACCGGCTGCGGGGCAGCCGGCAAGGAAAGGCTGACCCACACCACTCTGACCCACACCACGCTGACCCACACCACACTGACCGGCACCAGTGtgcctcctctgctcccagtcCTGAATTGCACATCCCAAATCACACAgcctgcatcctgcatcccaaATCCTGTATCCCTGCATCCCACACCCCCATATTCTGCATCCCCCCCATCCCGCATCCCCGCCACGCAGGAAGCCGTTTCATTAAGTGCTCCATAAAAACCccttttgaatatttaaaagagGAAGAGCAATAAATACTCTGCTCTGTTATCACAACGATCGTGGGCCCTTAATAATTGATCCCTGTAACTGTGAGACGGGCCGCGGGCAGCGCTGCCTTCCCGCTGTGCCGTAGCACTGGGCCAGCATAACCAGGGGCTGGTGCGGTGGTGATGGAGGCTGGGCTGGGGTACGGTGGGCCGTGGGGGCACGGGCACACACATTCAGCCCCTGCTTGCCGTTTCACACTAATCGGGAAGGGGTTAAGCCTCTTGGACAAGCGCTGGTAAACTGCTTTGCCAGATGGCCTCGACCCCACACTGGGGCCACCGGCTGCTGGAGACTCCATGGGCCGGTGCTAAGGTGGGCTGGCAGCGCCAGCATCCCACCGCGGCGCCCGGGGATTGGATTCCGTGGCTGTAATGGAGCCTccgggcgggcgcggggccgggagcggggccaGCCCTAAATAATTCAGGGGGAAGGCGTCAACGGCAGCGGAGCAACCCCGGCAAGAAGCGTGAAAGCCAACGCCAGCGCCGTGCCGCACCGGGGCCGATGCAGCAGGCACCgagcaggagctgtggttgggctggggctgggctgtgggCCATGGGGGGTTAATTCCGCCCCCCCAGGTGCCGGGGCTGAGTTGACACACCTGGGGAAGGGGATAAAGAGacggggctggggctggggaggccGTGGTGGTGCTGGTGAGTGCCATGGGGATATAGGGAACCTGCAGTGGGGTCTGTGGCTCTGGTGGGAAGGATGGTGGGCTGGCATCGTGGGCCCCAGGGACAGAGGGGTGCTGAGCCCCAGTTCACCTCTCGCACACCCGGGACCCTGTGGATGTGGGGGAGCTGCGTGTCCCCCTTGCATCTGTATCCCTCCAGCCCACTGGGCATGGTGTGGGGCAGCAACGTATCCCCCCGGGGCTGGGGGTTATTTCTAGCAGCCTCTGCCCACCGCAGAAAATCGGATTAGGGGCCACCTAATCCCTGCCGTGGCCCCGCGGCGAGGCTTGGCACCCCGTGCCCGGGGGGCTGCTGTGCCGCGTAAGCGGGGGGCACCATCGGGAGGCGAAGCGGGGAGGACGCTGCCACCTCCAGCGATGCCCGCGGCACCGGGCGGGCGGAAAGGTCGGCTCCGGCGCGGGGAGCGGCCTCTCCCCGGCGGGCAGCCCAAGCCATTTACATAACGCGCGGACAAAGGCGGCTGTGTTATCGCCCCGCGCCAGCAGCACCGCGGCCGGCCGCAGTATTTCTGCCAGCGCTCCCCGCTCTCCTCCTCGCCCTTTCTCTCAGGGCCATAAAGAAGGTGAGGCTGGCTGCCTGCGCTGATAAGGCTGCGTTGCCCTTGGAGCTGCGTGATGCGGGTGGCTGCGGTGTTTGTCCCCGGGGTTGGCTCCTTGCCCGGTGGccagagggagggatggggcagcagtggggacccgctcccccaccagcccctcttTGCTGGCAGCGAGAGCCGTTACCTGGGGCAGTGTCCTAAGAGGAGTCGCAGGGAAGGGAAATCCCCTTTGGCCGCGGCATAGTGGACGGGCAGCGCTCCCGTGTTGGTGGCTGCCGTGGGGTCGCTGCCTCCGAAGCGGAGGAGCCACTCGATCACCTCGTGGTGACCGAAGCGGGCTGCCAGGTGTAGGATAGTGGCACCGGAGTTGTCTGTATCCTGCGGGAGGAAGCGGGGTGGCTGTTGGCACCCAGGACCTGAGCCCCTCGGCAAGGCAGCGTGTGAGGCGCCACGGGGCATCACCCAGAGAGAACTGGCCATGGGAGGGTGGGCTGGCTGGGGTGGAGGTTCCGGCCACACGAGGACAGGACCATCGGAAGGACCATGGGACGAGCATGTCGGCCGCCCAGTGGGGCCTGCATCCGCACCCAGCGAGTGCTGCACAGAGCCCCCTTGTTCCACCTTGTCCCTCGTGTGGGACAGCTCCGGCCCGCGGGGGCTCACCGCAGAAGCCCGCTGTGCTGCCGGCCCAGACCCTGCCCTGGCGTGCTGACCCCGTCCTTCCCGCTTAATCCCCTGGCCCTCCGccgcctcctcttcctctggccCCGTCACATGTCCTTAGCTCTCGGCCGGCCCCGGGACAAGCCGCTTACCGCCCCGGTCCCGCCGTTGTGTAACCCCGGGAGGGAGGGTCTGTGCGCCCCTCGGGGCTCAGCCCCGCCGGGGTACCGGGGGCTCTCCGGGCCCGGTGCTGGCCGTGACCCCCCACTCCGCCCCGCCCAGACGGGGCCGGGGAAAGCCGCCCCGGTTCCCCGCGCCTCCGGTgtccccccgccgcccccccccgcgccccgctcGCACCTGCACGCCGCAGCCCCCCTGCGTGAGCAGCCACTGCAGACAGGCCAGGTTGCCGGTGGCGGCGGCGTCGTGGGCCGGTGTGGCCCCGTTGCGCGCCCGCGCGTCCCCGCGCAGAGCGGCCTCGGCCGCCAGGAAGCGGAGGCAGGCGAGGCGGCCGGCGCGGGCGGCGTGGTGCGCGGGGGAGGCGCCCAGCGCGTCCCGCAGCCCCGGCCGCAGCAGCCCGGCCGCCCGCAGCCCCCGCAGCGCCTCCACGTCGCCCTGACGCGCCGCCAGCAGCGCCCGCTCCAGCGCCATCCCGGCCCCGACGGCACCGGACCGggccccgccggccccggccgccGCTTGGCACTGCGCGGCTCTCCCGCCTcgccgccccccggccccgccggctccacctcctcctcctcctcgcccggggccgcccctccgcccgccccgcccgACGGCTGCCCGCTGCCCGGAGCTCTCCGCCCGCTGCCCAGGGCGGCCACGCTTTGCCGCGCTGCAGCCTGGACCGGCACCGGCCCGGGGGACCTCAAGAGCGGCCCGCGCCCAGTTGCCGTCACTGCCTTCCGCGGTCCTGGGGAGCTGCTCCCCTCTCTCCTCACGGGTGTCCCCATCCGCCGCCCCGACGTGCGCCTGCCGGTCCTGGCAGCACCGTGGGGAGCGGGAGGATGCTGGCCTGGCTGCCCTGCCTCGTCCTGCCGCGGGGGAGCCGGCACCGCGGGAACCGACGGCGGGTCACCGGTCACGGGCAGCGCGGgcgggcaggggcagccccGCGTCAGCACCGCGGACAGCGGCAGCGCCGCGCGTTCAGCACCGCGGACAGCAGCGAGCCCGcctcgccccgccccgccgccggcccaTAAAG
This genomic window contains:
- the ESPN gene encoding espin — encoded protein: MALERALLAARQGDVEALRGLRAAGLLRPGLRDALGASPAHHAARAGRLACLRFLAAEAALRGDARARNGATPAHDAAATGNLACLQWLLTQGGCGVQDTDNSGATILHLAARFGHHEVIEWLLRFGGSDPTAATNTGALPVHYAAAKGDFPSLRLLLGHCPSTLSAQTKTGATPLYLACQEGHLEIIQYLVQDCGADPHACAHDGMTPLHAAAQMGHNTVIVWLMSFTTVSLSERDAEGATAMHFAASRGHAKVLSWLLLHGGEITADGWGGTPLHDAAENGELECCQILVVNGADLSIRDQDGYTAADLADYNGHSHCAQYLRTVENMNVEHRVLSRDPSADGECRQPDSGMSSPNTTASAPQARFEVGSPASTLSNYDSCHSSQSSTGEKRGGPPGAPAARVPEPALADMQAYMDMLDPETRPRGRGPAGEGPPPPPPPTFPPPPPPPPGYPAPAPPAAPHTADIYVRAKNNLRHVENQALRRELASRESSPEGLRRVDSSRRSRNFGKQPSTSDYYKHLGHGAAEQPGPRRMAHSEEASPISADTMRNGESKPGAELPPPPPPPPLPDAACSTAPPPPPMAETPAGARRSSSSTGRGKALRQMKSTKSFNMMSPTGDNSELLAEIKAGKSLKPTPQSKGFTTVFSGSGQAGANAESPVSSPSPTRTPTPPATPEATGPPRCLAGGSPEPVLNGSSPVPAAGAGAAVEAEALVPSHDEQGRPIPEWKRQVMVRKLQLRMQEEEEQRRKEQEEEARLASMPAWRRDILRKKLEEEREQKRKEQEKLKREEEQKEKEQSEKLRTLGYDETKLAPWQRQIILKKGDIAKH
- the TNFRSF25 gene encoding LOW QUALITY PROTEIN: tumor necrosis factor receptor superfamily member 25 (The sequence of the model RefSeq protein was modified relative to this genomic sequence to represent the inferred CDS: inserted 1 base in 1 codon; deleted 3 bases in 2 codons), coding for MKRCCPGAASVILAALCLAASESQPPGCRDCAVPWGQRVPVRLRRHITKPRCPXGMNWVEAVRRCCNRCPAGMFLLTPCSSHGNDSICTACPAGTFLSQPNTLTKCQACYECDHQTFQSVLTNCSATSNVVCGCESGHFRQCHNSACSEFSCQQCEPCAGRLVQRSCSEAQDTVCGGCKPDFYAEGSECRPCHMTIPEMCGKECQRVCGVSGGQGSGLEYILLALTGPLFLGALGIYHKRKRLRHSTLAGSPHPISGAVATPQCQVSAQGWDSQCWSQPCSPPVLERTSGVARQSPMCQALLRGQPGELEPSAPLEPHSTLLQGSQLYTVIDAVPVRRWKEFMRVLELREAEIELVELEVAHIRDQQYEMLKRWCQQTSATLDRIFAALERMELAGCAEALRRSLSAGP